GATTCTGGTGAAGAAGGCGTGGTTAAAATGGCCCTACAGCTCTTAATTAGAGTACTGAGTATACTTGGTCCAAGAGCGCGCAGGGCTTTTAATGATAGTGGTGGGCTGGTAATGCTTCGTAAATCTCTTTCCCTGAAATGGCGAGATGACGATCTAATTACTATTCTCTTTGCTGGCTCTTTTGGTGTCTCATATTCTCTAGAAAAGCTCTCCGTGGACTTTGGTACTGTGAATTTTCTCAAAAGGCTTTGCGAAGATCCTGCCGAGCTATCTCTTATTATGCCCGGTTTCCTTTCGGTGATTAATGGATTGCTAGAAACTTCCATTAACGAGGTTCAGGATCTcatcgatgatgataaattTTCTCTGCTCGACGACACCGTCTTGGATGCGCTAAGCTCGCTTGAGTTGTATTATCAGGTATTAACCATATCATTTAATGAGATCCCTGCCCTTCGCGTGTTTATCAAGGATGATATGAATTGGACTTCTGAATTCTTGTTGATTGTTCTTAGTTTATACAGCCTAGATCATATAGACGAGTTCTCTAGCTTCTACCATCGGTATTCCGAGTTCTCTGGGTCGATCTTCATTGGAAAACTATTtgatccttcttcttcaagcgCTAATGATAAGAAGTATCTATGGAAGTTTTGTTCACGTGATCCTGCATTGTTCTCTTTAACGGTCATGCCACGCGTTTTTGAGCACATTCATAGCTTTCAACAGACGGAACAATCGTTCATTAAGGATACTATTGCGGCTTCTTGCTTTTTTCGGATAATGTCTGATTACTTCGGAACAGGATCGGATTTCATATTTGATGACAATGATTTTCTACAAAGTCTTGATGTTGTGGGATCAATTCTTTTTGAGGCTGATCGAACAGAGTACCCAGCGAGGTCTGATTCAACTTTCAAAATCTGTAGAGCCGCTTTTGCTCGTTCCTATTTGAGATTCTTTACTAGATGCACCGAAGAGGAAATTAAGGAGCCTTTCTCCAGATTGTCTCACATCAAATTCTGTTTCTCCAACTTCATGTTGTATGGAAAAGTTATATCTGAAGGCttagaggaggaagaacaaggagtgatttttcttctctcgttgctcttcaagaatttgctggttgatgatgaggaaatTTCTAGTCTTGCTGCAAACTGTCTGAGAATGATTGTCATGAACGGTGGGGACTTGCCTGAACTGTCCAAAAAGTTTGCgctctctttcaaagagtcCGTCTCTTTGAACGATCTGGAGCTGAAGGTTTATCTCTGCTCTGAAATggacttgaagaatatgCTAAATGGCAAATTCAACGAAGCATTGACGGCCTCAAGGCAAGCTAAGGCCTCTAAACTCAAATCAGAGTTTATTAAAGAGCTTATAGCAAACTATCGACTCAAAATACATGTTCAACATCTCAAAAGATGGAATCTTGAGTCGATTTCGAAGGCCATAACGGAAGCAGAACTCCACAAGTTTAACAGGCACATTCAAgacgataatgatgatcttTCATACTATATTAGTACGTACGATAGAATTTGTTCAAAAATTCCAGTGGATGACATAAAGTTCAAATTATATTTGGATTCCACTGAAGGAAGGTTCAGAatgagaaggaagataCTACGTGAACCGACTTTGGAATCGACAGTGTTGCCCAGAGGCGCAGATACCATCACACTGGATGAATCAGAGAATGCTCTCTTAGGTATTGAGTCTGATACTGATACTGCAAGTTACGAATTCGTTTCGGAGCAGGTGGATTTGGAAACTTCGTTAGAAGATAAAAACCGAAAGGTTGTAAGAAGCTTGTATGTTCATGACAAGATTGTACAAATCTCTAATGTGACACAGATTCTTGGCTTAGAGACCTTTGAAATGATTGTTATTATCGGTCTGACACACTTGTACCTGATTGAGAATTACTTCCATACAGATGACGGCAATATAGTGGATATTGACGATGCACCTAAGTCTGTACGTGATCCCTATGTGCAACTTATAGCCAAGAATGATCCTAATAATGCAACTTTCAGCTCGGCCACTCACAATATAGAACCTACAAAACGAGACAAATTGCATAGAACAAGAAGCTGGAGACTGGATCGTCTTGTGTCTatttcaaaaaggaagtTCTTACTGAGAGATGTAGCCGCAGAGCTGTTCTTTGCCGATGGTAGCTCTGTTCTTATCACCTGCGGTACTAAGTCTCGTCGAAACTTGTTGTTAGGTCAGTTATCGTCAAAGATAACTGCCAAATATACCGATGAGGATTTGGAGGAAGCCATGAAATTGGCTTCCAAGCAGAAGATCACATTTGTGAATCGCCGTGATAACGGTAAGTTAAGCTCAATTCTTTTCAATACGTTCATTAATACCGGTGTGCCGCCTTCAGCCAATGTAAGCTTTTCGAGGATTACCAAGAAATGGAAGCATGGAGAACTCTCCAATTTTTACTATCTTATGCTTATTAATACTATGGCTGGACGGACTTTCAATGACTTGACGCAGTACCCGGTGTTCCCGTTCGTGATTGCTGATTACGAATCTGACGAGTTAAACCTCGACGACCCGTCCTCTTTCAGGGATTTATCAAAACCCATGGGTGCCCAGGCTAGTAAGCGTGCAGgcaagttcaaagaacGATACGAAGCCTCTGCAGAAATGGCTCCCGATGTTCCTCCAGCACACTATGGAACACACTATTCTTCTGCCATGGTGGTCGCTTCGTATTTAATCCGTATGGAGCCATTTGTAAGATCGTATTTAATCTTACAAGGAGGTAAATTTGACCATGCGGACAGgcttttttattctttaGCAAAAACCTGGAAGAGTGCTTCTTGTGACAATACTTCAGATGTCAGAGAGCTCATTCCGGAGTTTTATTACTTACCAGAGTTTTTGGTGAACTGCAACAACTTTGATTTTGGTGATCTTCAGGATGGAACTGCTGTGAATGATGTTATTTTGCCTCCCTGGGCGCATAATGATCCTAAAATATttgttgaaaagatgaGGCAGGCTTTGGAGTCTGATTATGTGTCTCAGCATCTTCCGGAATGGATTGATCTTGTCTTTGGATACAAGCAAAGAGGAGAGGAagctgttctttctttgaatgtATTTCATCATTTAAGCTATGCTGGTGCCATAGACTTGGAAGCGGTTGCTGATGAACGGGAGAAGGCTGTGGTTATTTCTACAATCCATAACTTTGGCCAAACACCTCTTCAGATATTCAGCAAACCTCATCCGAAAAGATGGACACTGTTGGCAAAATTTTCATTCGATGTGAACTCGTTGGTTGGGTTCCCGGTAAGTCGTGGTAGACATACCCTTAAGGGtgctgttgatgagataGTGTTTGATTTGGAGCACAAGGAATGGAAGACTTTGAGCGCTGATGTCCGTTCCAATGGTAAGTTGACTATACGTAAGTACTCGTCGTGCAACTTGATTCTGAATGAGAGTCTAGTTTTCGAGCAGTTAAGTCAAGATCGAATCACCAAATTTGAACTTATAGGTAGCGATAACCTATTTGTGGTCGGCTTTGAGGATGGATCTTTAATTCTGTACAAGTTGACTGCTGATACTTTGAGTAGCATCACAAATTCCCAGAGGTCTTCCATTCAACAGACCAGAATGTATTCAGGTTTGGCCAATCCAAATTGTCTCAGACTTCAGAGTATGGACGTTATGAGGAGTCATTCTGATGCTATTAAGGATATTAAGGTGTCACATTATAATGGAGTTTTACTCACTCTCAGTGATAACGGAGAAGCAATGCTATGGAATTTGGCTGATTGTGAGAAGATTAGggatattggcaatggaAATGAGAATTTGGTGAACATTTCAGAAGAATATGGATATATAGCTACGGTGGACGGAGAAAACTATCTCAAGTTGTTCACTATTAATGGGGATTTGATTAGCCAAGTGCTGCTGAAAAAGGGCGCTATCGTGGTCGAATTCTCTGAGTTTAACTTGCCGTTTGGATGCAAAGTGAACAATAGCCCATGGATGCACGTTGCCATAGTGGCGgttggatttgaagatggaacGGTGTTAATTTATCAGCTAATGTTGGAAAAAACATGGAATTTGGCTAAAATAGGAGAACTCGGGACCGAGAATAAGATTACTGCTCTTAAGTTGAAGCTAGGAATTGCATTGGATGGAGAAGGTAATAAGGTTGGACGAGGTCAGTTATTGGCTGGAACGGATGACGGAAAGTTACTAATTTGGGGATAAGTGGGAAATGTATTAATGCTATTTATTGTTTCTCTTGGTGGAGCCATAACGATTGTAGGAGTATAACCCCACACCAATCTGAAGAATGCCTAGGATCTCCATGAGCGATAGTGAGTTTGCAGTAACGAGCATGCtaatggtgatgatgatgattcgCTTCATCATGTTTGCGACCGAAAAGCTTACTGTAGGAAGTATGGTTATTACTTGGAATGCAAGTAAAGCTTGGATAAAACAGGAGACCGAAGCTAAAATCAGTAGTGTCCACGGCACGATCTGACCGGTCTGTGTGGCATTTAGAAGGTTGGAAAACTCGTAGACGAAAAAAATAGGGAAAGAGTAGACCATACCGAAAAGGGAGCAGTAAATAAGAACGTTGAGCTTGCCGGGCTGCTCAGAAGAGGCGTACTCGGAAGAATCTTTCTTAAGGACTGGCTGTTTCTCCATATCACCGGTATCAATGAACTCATCAGCACTTGCTAAAGCTAAAGAGCCAAAGTCGACTTTCGAGCCATCATTTTGGGGCTTCAAACTGAAGAGGTTTTTCCCACAGATGGACTTGACAGCAAGAACACAAACAGAACTAAAAGCAAGTAGAAGTccttgaaagaagaaattacTCGAATTGGAAGTCTGCTCCTTTTCGAGGGTTTCATTGGGTGACTGTGATACGACTATAATAATAACGCCAGAGATCAATGGAATTAGGGAGATATATGTGGTCAAAGAGAAAGCGACTCTATAATACAAGGTGTAGGACAACACGACGAGCAGCGGTTCCAATGCCTGAATGGACGCCACGGTAGCTATAGAGCACAAAGAAGTGGCCGATAAATTCAATATCTTCACAAGGAATCTTAACGATCCCATGGGCATTATGAGTCGAGTGAGTCTggaattgaatgaaaagGATTTTCTGGAGGTGCCATGATGCAATACAAAACTGAGAAGAACTCCAgcaaagaagttggaggtGAATTCAAATAAGCCAATAAAAATCGGGTAGTCGAACTGATTGAGTACAATTTTGGTCAACTGTGTACTTACCGAAGAAGCAGTATACCATACTAAACAGGTACCGATTACCCGAAGATCAAAGAGTTGAGGCATGAAATTCTGTATTGTGGCATAAAGAAGAGGTGCCGAATTGCTGAGAACTCTACCTTACTGTTAACACAAGTCCAACCAACTAGTCCCCTGTCACGTTGTGGCTGATCGATTCTTTCATATTTTGAGTTTTACACGTATACAGAGAGGTGTTATAAGGAGTTATTTGATTAAGTAGGATAGACTAATACGAGACAATCATTGCGATTTCTTCGTTCTCAACTCTTTCTGGGCATCGATGAACTTTGTGTTGAATTCAGGGTCAAACTGACTAATGATCATGGGCGAAACCATCAGTAGTATACCTGCACCTAGTAATCCACCTATTATTGGGTATCTTCTGATTAATGGGACCAATGGTAGACTGTTTAGGAAGCTATCTGACGGGTCCACATCAACAAAGTTTTTGAAATGGATCTGGTCAATCGCAAATTGTAGGCCGGCCGGCACCAAGTCCTTATTTTTGGAGTAAAATTCGTGAAGCTCGTAGTAGGTGGAATTCTTCACTAGCAACGAAAACTCATTTCCTCTGATAAAATTAAAGTCTAATGACTGGAAAAAAAGACGGTAAGTTCCTTTGTGAGAGACAGGAAGATTGAAAGATCCGTCTCGAAGAAAATGGTACACATTTTGTGTTTCTGTAGAGTCGTCTATCAGTATGATAGAGGCTCTTGCAGGATCAAGAACATTGATGGCATTTGCAGGTAATTCGAGATGCCCTGTTAATGCAAGCACACTAAATGCAAACAGTAATAATATCCAGGGAAGCATCTAAATTCTAATCCAAGAGTTCCGGAACAAGGGTGGAGAGGTGTTGATCTCGTACATCTCTACTCAATAGCTGCAAGTTTTCAAGGCTGTGGAGGGGGAGGGGGGTGCGGAAAGTTTAAATTTCcaattttcaatttttcaggggtgtaaaataaaaattttGGAATTTCTATTTCACATTTCACATTTCATTtactttctcttccttctctacTCATAAGGAAAGGTATATATTGTAGGGAGGTCTCTTAAAACATTACCACAGCTACTTCCCTCTACAACCTTCTCGAGATCGATTTCAACTTTCCGTTTTTTATTTCTGTTTGTGGCATGTTTAAGCTGCTAACTCTATACAGAGAGTTTTTACATATTTGTAGAGAATTTCTAAAATCCTAAATTGCTCTTGCAGTAGGCCATTGGGGGAATGTCTGGATGAGAGACAGCTTCAAACGTCttgaattcttcttcatattccTCTTTATCATTTAAGGTTAAATTGATCACTGCACCAAGGTTACTTTGTGAATCGCAGTATTTTGGAGCTGAAAACACGGTTACTAAACGGCCATCGTGCTCGATTTCGTATCCTCCATCTCTCACCTCGTGCGATCTgatcaccatcttcaaatgatTGCTATCGCAGAACTTCTTCGTAACATCCGGGCCGAACTGTAGGCCAATACCCCTTTTAGAAGGACCTCTTCCAGGCTCTGGCTGTGGGTCAGTCCAAAGAAGTTCCATCTCGATACCTTCTTTAGGGGGTTGCCTATGCTTGAACCGATCAATATTTCTTAAATCATCCAATGTAACATCATCAGAGCTGAAAAGTCCTCCATGCATGACCAAATACTCCTGACCGATCAAAGTGCAATATGGCAAAGAGTTGAACGACTCAGAGAAACACTTGAATAATCTATCAGTATATTTTGCCTTCACCTCATCTTGGAATCCATAAACCTGATTCATATCGTCAGTCTCATGGTTGCCTCTGTCTATATAAACATTTTTTGGGTAGAGAAGCTTCAAAGAATAGAGCAAAAATGCCACTTCACATGACCATGATCCTCTATCGACAAAATCTCCGTTGAATAAGTAAGAATGCTCTTCATTCAACTTGCCGAACGTTTCAAAGATGTGTAGAACATCGTAAAATTGACCATGAGTATCACCGCAAATGGTTATTTTCTTGACTGGCCTGTACTGGAACTCACCTGAATCTGCTGTAGCCTTTCTTGGAATACCTATCTCCACGAGAGCCTTCTCTTTATGGAATAGTTCCTTAGTTGCTGCCACAATGGCGTAGGCCTGCCTTTTAGGAAGAGTTCCTCCATTCTTAAACACttcaatcatcttctcaatgTATTTCTCAGTCATTTCTACTGTCACTATCTGTTTAGATGATCCCTTAGTAGTATTCTCCACATGAATTTTTAATTCGAGGCCGTTCTCTTCAGTAGAGACCATGCTCTCATAGTCTATCTCGTCGAATACACTTTTtccatcctcatcaacctGAATGGCCTTTTCAAACCGGATTCTGTTGACTACTTTGGctaagttcttcttcagcgACTGTGCATTCTTATCTCCAGGAGCATGTGATAGAACCGTGTCTACGTCCTTTAAAGACTTTTTATACTCTAGCATTCCACTATGAGCAACGGCCCTTCGATAATATCCCTTGAGATAGTCGGGATCTAACCGGATGGCATCGTTGGCATCGTTTAAGGCAAGGCCAAAGTTCTCATGCTTGATCTGTGCCTGCGCCCTATTAGCATAGTACACCGCAGTAGCATTAAGGTTGATGGCCTTTGTGTAAAAATCAATAGCCTTGTCataattcttcttcttcaactgttCATTTCCCTGGTTCTTGAAAGCTTCAGCTTCCGCTTGCTGAGATGTGTCTACCATCGCTTAAATATAGTCTTGTTTGATTATCGAGGTCTTCGGATCTGAGTTGaaatttttctcttttatcACTGACTGAAAATTTAGATTTAGATTAATTAGAAAATACTTTTGCTCTGGATCAAATTCATTTAACTCTAACTTCGTAATGGTCTCCACTCTTTGTAATATATCTCACATATGGATAACTTTGATAGTTCATCTTGGGCTCTCtaatcttcaaatacttcaCCTGTAATCCACTAGTAACAAAACCTTGCATCTCGAACTTCAAGTTGAGTGGAATTTTTCGAAACTTGTTTAGTTCGAGCTCGTCCGCCACAGATGGAAGCAGCAATTCAGCAATCATGACATATTCCTTGGCGCCATCAATCTTGTGGaacttccaaagaatcacAGACTCATTAGGCAGATACTTCAACGATCCTTTGTTGTAATGATACTTGGGTGAATCGACATCTCGTGGAACGGGAACTCGAATTTCTAACTTGCGAGCACTGATCCTAGATTTGAAGTTTGCCCGCACTTTCACCATGATCTCCAACCGTGTATTGGAGTGATTTCTCACTTTATAGTCAATTAGGAACATCGGCTTTAACGTGGACGAATGAACCCTGTAGCTAAACAAATTGCATTCCCCATCGGGAGGAATGAAGgatatcatcttctcagACTCGAATTTACCCAAACGAACACATTGATGGAATTTAACGTCTTCCACCTCaatgcttttctttgtATTATCAATCGGTGGCAGGCCTTTAACAGCATTGATACAGCTATTCATAAATTTTTCGTTCAACCCAAGTACCAACTCTGGCATTCCTGAGAGCGTCGACCTTAATTTGATCTCTCCATGAATCTCGGAACTCAATATCTGGTTTTTGGGGTTGATCAACATATCTATAGATTCAACAACATCCAAATATGCCTCATTCTTCTTGTGAACAATGCCAGATGATCTCCAGCTGATTGCATTTGTTACAGCAGAAGGAGCCATTCTCTCTTTAAACACTGTAGTAGAACCGggtttcttcttgctgCCTGAAGGACGAAACATCGTCTTCAAAGTAAAGGATTCCTGTGTAATGTACTCCTTGAGAATCTTCTGATCGGTAATTTGCGGCACTCCATAATCCATCATCTCGTCCAACAACTCGTAaataatggagaagttgtcCCTTattgattcttcttccaacgACTTCAGATATCCTTCTAGTACTCTGACTAGTGAATCGAGATAGCACAGTATAGCAAAGGCATTGGTATCCTCTCTTGTCAGAGCAAGTATATACAAGTTCTTGTGCATCAAGTAGATGTAGTGGACGCCATCAGAGTTTAACACAGGTACAGTACTACCGTCCTCTAGACTTCCAACAGCGTCACCATTACTGGACTTTTCCAACAACAAGATCGGAAACTTTTCCACTGCAGTGGATGGAATGTCCCATTTATAATCTCTATGAAGCAATGGTCTTCCTCTGTTGTCTAGAAAGTAAACAACCGAGGCCATGATGGAGTGAGGGGAGGAAGGATAACTATAAATGGAGGAATAAACGATGTGAAACAGATGAGTTGAGATTTAAGCGCGAAAGAGCTGGGCGGGTCCCCGGCAGCACCTCGAACGCCTGGTAGATTTCGCGGTCCAACTCCTGGCAGCAACACACACAACACCTGCAGCACTCGTGACCTTCCCCGCATCCCACGCCACCAGTTCTCTGGTATCTGCTTATCTTGAATCTACACATCTATATATCTAATCATTACTTTTCCTTCGCCAAGTTTACGTTTCCTCTCATCACTCGCAAAATGACTATTGAATCGCTGTCGGACCCAACCGATATCCAGATCCACTCCTCGCGGGCCTACAGATCAAACTTTCTGATGCCCAAGTCCTCATACTTCAATGTGAACATAACCATCAATCACTGGCAGTTAAAAGACTTGGTGTGCCGATCATCCTCCTCGAATTCGATATATTTCCCTTCAGGCACAAAAGTCAGCCGCTTAGACTTCGACCCACAAAGTCCTGTGAGTCTTTCAAAAAAGCAAGATCACCTCAAGCATGCACGGCTGACGGCAAAACAATCGGAGGCTATCTCTAATCCTTCTTCCAACGTTTTCATCGATGCTTCCAGCCACGTTGATCCCTTGGTGGCCAATTTTGAGAGCTCGCCGCGATGTCTGAAGGAAGCTGGTGGTGTGGTTGTGGTAGGGGGTGTCGTTAATACTTCGAGGACGCCCGTTCATTCGTCTGGTGGTGCTGGTAATGCTACAAGCAATAATACTACTTATCGCGCACCAGGTAAATGGAAAGGCCTCTTTGGAATACATGTTAATGAAACAGGCTATTCGGAAAATGGCCACATCGGTACCTTAATCAACAACAGTGTCACCATTAATAAAATCAGCAACACGTGCTATCGGTCATTGGTGTGTAATAACGACCAGAACCTCTATATTGTCGATGTTTTGAACCGTGGAGATGGCTTGGCACCAGAATTCAGTGTCAATATGGGTGTCGCTTTGAATCATGCTTCGCTGTCGCCAGATTTGAAGACCATTGTTACTTTAGGCGACAGCTCAAGGATCTTTGTGCTTCATCCAGAAGAGAACTTGAGAGATATCACCAATCGAGAGGTTATTTCTACTCAATCCGACTGTGGCTTTTCTACGAGTTGGAACGACTCGGGCTACCAGTTTTCGGCTTGCTTTCAGGAAGGTGTTAATTTCATATACGATATTCGTCACATGGCTAGACCCATGCACGAGATCTATTCAACAAGGAGGCAGTCACAGAACGGAGCATTTCGTGTCTGTAAGTATAGCTCGGGTACAGATGATCTATTGTTTATTTCGGAGCATCAAGGAAGGGTCCACGTAGTTGATACACGTGACTTCATGACTCATCAAGTGGTTCTGCTCCCCAAAATGTTGTACGACTATGAGGAAGGCTACTATAATCAACCAATAGTAAAAGATTACCAGGATGTTTGTGATATCCAGAACGAATTAGGATATCTTTCGAGCAGTCGCCGGTTCATTGCAGATGTTGATGTTGACAGGTTACATAattccaagttcttcaagtatACTTCAGATAGCTGTCCTAAGAGGTATCCTGCAACATCATCTGCcgccgctgctgctgctgctgctgctgctaaGAACGATCTGAAACAATCCACATATGATCCCTTGATGCATTCGACATATCTTCGGGGCACGGGTACTGGAACTTTGGCTACTACAGTTAGCAGAAACTCTAGAGGAGGTTCTTCGGAGTCCAGTGACAAACTGAAGTCACCTCTGACTGATCCGTTCTACTACTTAGACTCGGAATTGGAAATATGTGGCTTGGAGGTTTTGGGAAATAGTCAATATGGGGATGGAAGACGCTCTTTGGTGATAGGTACAGAGGATGGATTGGTTCATTGGAATATTGACAGTTGGAAGCGTCGCTGCTTTCCATCTTACGAGTTAGCGtaataaaaataaagatTTGGGTGTTTTTTAGGTAATATACATACAAAATACAATGTTTGGTACGTAGCCAATCATCTGTAGAATTGAGGACGGTTCACCTTCAACCCGTATTCATCCAGCGCACTACTCAAATCTTCGATGGTCAACGTCACTTTCTGGTTCTGGCTCTGGTTAAGTCCTCCCCCTAGGGCACCAGTCAGCGAATTCTCGTTGTTTCCATTACCGTCACTATCGGTATCCTCAGAGGTCTGCTTTTTTTCCTGAGAGTTCATCATCGTGGCCATCATAAGGGCCCTTGCTCTCACCTGAGGATTGGATGAGTTGTAAACAGCGCTGTTGGACCGGATACGCGAGTATTCGTAGGCATTTGTTGCAATATCGCTGATGAATTTCTGTGTGGCCAAAGCAAGAAGcctcttgatctttctaTTATCTGTAGCAAATCCATTTTTAGCCAAGTAATAGTCTGTCACCGCATCCGGAATAATTGGCGTAAagtcttcatcatccatcaTTTCGAGAACCTCCTCCAGAGTTTTGTCTTCACGTGTTAATACAGGCAAAGAGTGAATTGGTGGTTCTTTCTTAGTCAAATTTGGATCTTCAGGAGAAGGTGATTCAGCAGAAGCGGGTGAAGCAACTATTTCGGCAGCACTGGACGTCCTTGTATTATCTGACGTCTCGATTTCCACCTTTTTTGCTGAAGGTTCTTCACTAGAAGGCTCAGCAGATCGCTTTTCTCCTgaatcttcctcctccatCAACTCGTCAACGTCATTTGCACTAAATAATGCTCCAGAAGGAAGTTTAGACTTGTCTTCGACCGGCTTTTCCTTGGCTTCAACCGGCTTTTCCTTGGTGtttgtatcttcttcttgttctttgtcATTTTCAGCATCGTCCGCTTCTTCTACatcttctgattcttctttatcttcctctttatcCTCCTCTTTGTCCTCCTCTTTGTCCTCTTCTATATCCTCCTCCTTGTCCTCCTCCTTGTCCTCTACTTTgtcctcttctttatcCTCCTCCTTGTCCTCCTCCTTGTCCTCTACtttatcctccttcttaACTTCTACCCGTTCCTTAGTCACGTGGCCTTTCCTTGTATCTGTTCCTTTACTTCTCTTCGCCATTGTTTTCAAACTAACGCAATGCAAAAGAAGTAAACTTGTTCTATTGAGGTTTTGTCCACTCGCATAAAACTTGAGATTGactgaagaagcaaaaaaatATTATTCCGATGCTGGGAATCGAACCCAGATCTGGACCGTGAGAGGGACCTGTGATAGCCATTACACTACATCGGATACTATATATTTTTATATGACTTATTTTGACTAAATGGATAAATGATGTTTTTGGTTGTAATCTCTGCTTAGTTATTGGTGCCACATCTATTCGGCCGAAGACTCTCATACACACCTGCATCACAAACTAAGCTATTTTtgtcaaaaaaaattgatgtCCAATACAATTTTTTGGCGGAATCCGTAAACCAAattcaaaagagaagtcTAACTAGTCATACATCACGCAACAGCGGAAGAACTTCTCCGTTAGTAAATAAGTAAATATGAGCAAACTCCGTTAAGATTTCATAAAAAAACAGATCACAACCCCCTATCTAAATAATATGCTATATCCACGAAGAATAGTGACAGCATTCAGTAAGAAGATTGCATGTGTGTTTGGGTCTAGATTTTTTGAAATGAACGTTTTCCAGTTGCTCACCACTCAATTGTCTTTATTGTTTGACTTTTTGAGACTACCAGGAACTTATCTAATCCATAATTTCATATATAACGCTTGAAATGCTCTAGATTTTCCACCCTAGCCACATCACTCCGATATGTCTGAAACCCCGCGTCACCGGCTTTCCCCTTGGGGAACCACCTGACTCAATTCTTTTTCTGGGGGGGGAAGGCACACCACCTAAAACTACGATCATGCTCGAGCAACAGTTGTGGTACTATAACTCATGGTGACaataggaaaaaaattacCGTTGGCTTTAGAATACTTTTTATCCACGAGCAATACTGCCCCGAACTGACAGCAGTATCAACAGCGTGACTGATCTTATAACATGTAATATTAATTTCCGAAATTAACTCGAATCTGAGGTACTTCAGTATAAATTAGACATGCTTTCGATACATAAACGTTGAATCTCAAAGTAGTTTAGAGAATCTTATCTAAAGTAAGGGGCATCgaaatctttctttattaCACTTATTCCTTCCAATCGTCTTGACTAGATAATCCCCAAAATTATCATTTCCATATTAGGGAGGTCGCGAACTTAGTAA
This sequence is a window from Brettanomyces nanus chromosome 3, complete sequence. Protein-coding genes within it:
- a CDS encoding uncharacterized protein (BUSCO:EOG09344BHH) → MAKRSKGTDTRKGHVTKERVEVKKEDKVEDKEEDKEEDKEEDKVEDKEEDKEEDIEEDKEEDKEEDKEEDKEESEDVEEADDAENDKEQEEDTNTKEKPVEAKEKPVEDKSKLPSGALFSANDVDELMEEEDSGEKRSAEPSSEEPSAKKVEIETSDNTRTSSAAEIVASPASAESPSPEDPNLTKKEPPIHSLPVLTREDKTLEEVLEMMDDEDFTPIIPDAVTDYYLAKNGFATDNRKIKRLLALATQKFISDIATNAYEYSRIRSNSAVYNSSNPQVRARALMMATMMNSQEKKQTSEDTDSDGNGNNENSLTGALGGGLNQSQNQKVTLTIEDLSSALDEYGLKVNRPQFYR
- a CDS encoding uncharacterized protein (EggNog:ENOG41), which gives rise to MTIESLSDPTDIQIHSSRAYRSNFLMPKSSYFNVNITINHWQLKDLVCRSSSSNSIYFPSGTKVSRLDFDPQSPVSLSKKQDHLKHARLTAKQSEAISNPSSNVFIDASSHVDPLVANFESSPRCLKEAGGVVVVGGVVNTSRTPVHSSGGAGNATSNNTTYRAPGKWKGLFGIHVNETGYSENGHIGTLINNSVTINKISNTCYRSLVCNNDQNLYIVDVLNRGDGLAPEFSVNMGVALNHASLSPDLKTIVTLGDSSRIFVLHPEENLRDITNREVISTQSDCGFSTSWNDSGYQFSACFQEGVNFIYDIRHMARPMHEIYSTRRQSQNGAFRVCKYSSGTDDLLFISEHQGRVHVVDTRDFMTHQVVLLPKMLYDYEEGYYNQPIVKDYQDVCDIQNELGYLSSSRRFIADVDVDRLHNSKFFKYTSDSCPKRYPATSSAAAAAAAAAAKNDLKQSTYDPLMHSTYLRGTGTGTLATTVSRNSRGGSSESSDKLKSPLTDPFYYLDSELEICGLEVLGNSQYGDGRRSLVIGTEDGLVHWNIDSWKRRCFPSYELA